The nucleotide window ttggtgctcaagaggcagagacaggtgcaacttagttcaaggccagcttggtcaacatagtgagttccaggacagccagagctacttgGTGAGACCTgctctcaaaagaaaagagaaaggaaggatgaaagaaagaataaaaaatggaaaggagagagagagaaataaaattcttAGGTGTAATTTAAAATCAACTGGAAAAGGCTATGTGTGTCACTGCATACCTGCAATCCCGCATGCAGGGAGTAGcggcaggagaatcaagagtttgcgttttcttggtggtggtggcggcggcggtgACAGTGGTGGCTGCGCAcccgtttaatcccagcactcgggaggtagaggcaggtggatctctgagtctgaggccagcctggtctacagggtgagttccaggaccgccAGGCTattcagagaaactctgtctcaaaaacataataaacaacaataacaaaaattgaAGCAGAAACTGTGTTTCAAAAGTAACTGGAGGCAGTGAGAGAGCTTGGCGGGTGAAGAAAGGCACTGGCCGTAAAGCCTGACCTAAGTTCAGTCTCTGGGACCCAAGGAAAggcggaaggagagaagagactccACGGAGTTGTTCTCTGATCTGCGCTTGTGTGGTGAGGCTCGTGTGCCCGAGCACGCACATATGTGATAGCAATAAATAAGCTTTTaagttgggctggagaaatggctcggcagttaagagcacctactGCTTTAGGAGAGAACttgaattcagttctcagcaccaggGATCCAGggacctcttctggtctccaagggcacccaacgcacacgtacacacacacacacacacgcacgcacgcacgcacgcacgcacgcacgcacacacacacacacacacaaatacaaatacatgatttttaaaattaatttaaatgtttaggattttttttttaagatttatgtatttatttatatagcttgctgccagatctcactatagatggttgtgagccaccatgtggttgctaggaattgaactcaggacctttggaagaacagcgagtgttcttaacttctgagccatctctccagcccccaatttaaatgtttaaaatttatttacatgtAAAATGGGGGAAGAAAGCTTAAAAGTACCTTCGGCAGAAGGTTGTTCAGAGTGGGGCATGGCTGTGAAGTAAGACTTTAAGAGTGGTGAAATACAAGCctgtggtggtggctcacacctttaatgccagcacttggaaggcagagtcaggcagatctctgtgagttcaagccagcctggtctacagagtaagttccaggacagccagggctacacaaagaaacaaaagaccacccccctcaaaaaagaaaaagtaatgaaaGACAAAGGCCAGTGTCTGATGGAGAAAGGGTCCTCAGAAGTGGTAGATGTTTTTAACATTTGGcagaagttttttaaaaaaatccccttttgctgggcagtggtggtgctcacctttaatcccagcaggcagaggcaggcagatctttaagttcaagggcagcctgatctacagagtgagttccacaacacctggggctacacagagaaaccctgttttggaaaaataaaataaaataattaatacacaaataaaaatcacatcttatttattttgtgtgtatgtgtacctgtgCTCAGAGAGGTGAGGGGCTGGGAGGTAGGGCGGTCAGAGGGTGTCTTGTGAGAGTTGGTTCTGTTCTCTCCTATCACATGGGATTTGGGGATCAAGCCCCCGGTTTTCAGGCTTGGTAACAGGCAACCTTTACCATCGAGCTACCTCGCTGTCTTTTCGGGTTTCTAATAATTTACTCCACGGAATACCCACAAAAGCTCTCTGTGTCATTAACCCTGTTTAGAGTTTCAGGACGGTTGGAAGGCTCTCCACAATCACATAATGTGTAAAAAGCGGCACCACCGTGCCTCAAATCTGTCTGCAGGGACATCAGTCTTTAGTAAACTGTATTGGAAATCTGTGTTGGCTCGTTCATAAccttgtttatttggtggatagAGATTACAAAATATTCAGTAGCAAGATAGTGTCTCTCCCTTTTAGAAACTCGAAGTCTAGTAGAAAAGGCAGGTTATGTTCAAAATGATGGCTTTTCGGACTCAGTAAGACAAATAACACATGCTTTCTCTTGTATACCATCTAGATTacacatatagatatacatatacatacatatacatatatatgtgtgtgtatatatatggcctgaaaggagaagggggaaCTGGTGACTGCTGGAAGAATGAAGGAACCAGTGGAGAGACAAGGGAAGCAGAAGCTAACAAAGGTGACAGCGCAAACATCACATTATTCCCTTTCATGTGCAGACGTCGTgtatttaaacatatatttttatgtattttatatgttacatatatatttatatataacagGAAAGTAGAAAGGATGCATGGATGGAAAAAGGGGTCTGGGTAGGGGGAGGTGATAAGGGAGTGAATTCAACCAAAGCATAATAATATGCACGTATGAAAATAACatgatgaaacccattatttactctaattttaaaacagaaatgacaataaagaaaatgatGGTGTTTCTTTAAAAGGGCCAGTTTGAGAGTCATTCATACAACATACTCGGAGAGTCTGCTATGTGCTGGGCTCCATGCCAAGCCCTGGGAATAATAtttgaaagacaaatatggtacagTGTAGTTATAATCTAATGGGATAGACAGATACGTACATAATTATGATACGCATAAGGAATCCAGTTATAATAAAGCTATGGAGAAAAGCACACAGGCTGGCAAAAACCGACTCGCATTGGAGGTGGGGACTGAGGCTGGGTAGATTTGAACTCTGAGAGCAGGAAGAAGCACAGAGAGCGTGTGGGGGCTGTTTGGCAGCTTCGTGACTTCTCTGGGGAGTAAAGGTGCTTTGTGCTGCAGCTGGCACACGGGTCAGCTCTCGTTCAATGGGAAGGCTTTAGGTAGAGGGAGGGTTGGGTTGGAGAGATCCTGGAAGCCAAGAAGGCAGTTCTGAGGGAACTGTAGGAGGTCAAAGGGTGAGGAGGACAGgatgcagagaccacagaaggAAGATGCCAGAGAGGACTGTGAAAGGAGACAAGTCAGAAGCAAAGACAGGAGTGGTGGGCCTGGATGACCTCATGCTGTCCTCAAAAGCCCCGGAGGAGAAGAGGGCTGTGCCTTGGCCCTTTGAAGTAGGCCTCTTCAGACCTAGGAGCTATCAGTGAAGGGTGGAGTGCCTGAGCCAGTGAACCTAGgagcaacaggaaaaaaagagtacttgctgctcttgggaAGGAAAGAATTCTGCTCCCAGCACCCTCAGCAGCGAGGCTCACAGCTCCGGGGGacctgatgtccttttctggtcTCCTCTGGCACCCTCTTtcctcacatacacataaacaaagcaaataatttaaagaagaagggagaaaaggctTGCAGCCACCTAGCTATCCAGAGTGAGGACTTTGTTTGGTGTTGTCTTGGTGAGGGCTTTGCGCGTGCTAACCACTCAGAGGACTCCAGCAGAGAGTTTCTAGAAGCCAACTTTAGCATATGAATGGATCTGTTAGGTCAGCTCTAAGAGAAGAGGATTAATGAGGAAGGCTGGAGTAGGTGGTCCAGTTCTGTAATCCCACTCTGTAAccaaggaggtggaggcaggaggatcaggacttcaagggcagcctcagctacactgcaagtccaaggccagctttCCCTacaggagactctgtctcaaggaaaggaaaggaagcgTGTTTGAGCTGGGGTGGAGCTCAGCGGCAGAGTATTTGCCTGTTATGTTTGAAGGAGGCCTGGGGTTCTGTCCCCATCATCACCACTCAGTGCATGAGAGGGCTATGTGAAGCTagctgctccctcctcctcctcctcctcctcctcctcctccttctcctcctctccccatccccctccccccctcctctcCACCCCATATCCAAAACCCTGGAAGCTAGGTGATAACCTGGGCccagtcaggagttcaaggccagcttcaggtacacagtgaatttgaagccagcatggGTTCCATGAGATTTTTTCTAAAGGAGAAGAATtagaagaggcagagggagaggcgCACTCTTGAGTTGAACAGGAATTTAGATTTCTTCACCAGCTACTAGCAGCCTATGAGAACTTGCTCTTCCAACCCCCTGCAGGGGTCGCTGTTGCCTTAGGCTGGGGCCACTGCCTCTGGCTTCAGCCAATTTCTTCTAAGAAAAGTCTTTGCCTGGGTATTTACTGAGTACACACACCCTGGACCTGTTTCCAGCCAAGGGGGCTACAGGATGGCAGTGCTTAGCCAATGGCATTTGGTGGGGGTGGTATAGTGGGCActgattttcttcttctgtttctgggTCACAAGTTTATTATAATAAAAGAAACTGGGTAAATGCTGCCATCTGTGCTGCCCTCAATACACACATACcgggccagcacacacacacacacaccccaggtcCCAGACTAGACAGAGGGATTGGAACTGCTTTACAGACACTCCAAGGACTTCACTGACAACCTAGCTCGCTCGCGTTCGCGTGTTTAGTTCCCGCACATCTCTGCACTAGTTCTTCAACATCTCTGCTCAGGATGGTGGGGTGGGCTGCTCCAGGAGGTGAAGACCCCTGAGTCTGTTCTGGGATGAGGGGCCCCTCCAAGCCCACGTCCCTCTATGGGGCTCGGAGCCAAGAGCCCCCGTGAGCCATGGCCTCCAAAGGGCagcggtgattttttttttcacataaatatATCGCACTTAAATGAATTTAGACAGCATGACATCAGAGAGTAATTAAATTGGTTTGGGTTGGAATTCCGTTTCCAATTCCTGAGTTCAGGTTTGTAAAAGATTTTTTCTGAGCACCTGCaggtttgtgtctgtgtgtgtgtgtgtgtgtgtgtgtgtgtaagtattttCACTGGAAAGGATTCAAaattagaggggaaaaaaaactggAGCGCACAGGCAGCATTACGCCATTCTTCCTTCTTGGAAAAATCCCTCAGCCTTATACAAGCCTCCTTCAAGCCCTCAGTCAGTTGTGCGGGAGAAAGGGGGCGGTCGGCTTTCTCCTTTCAAGAACGAGTTATTTTCAGCTGCTGACTGGAGACGGTGCACGTCTGGACACGGGAGCGTTTCCACTATGGGACTGGATACAGACACACGCCCGGCGGACTTCAAGACGCTCAGACTGAGGAGAAAGCCCTgcctgccgctgctgctgctgctgctgccaccgctTCTTCTGAAGACCCGCTCCTTTCATGGTTTTTCCTGCCAAGCCAGAGACACcttcgctgctgctgctgcctttcTCTGTGGTGTCATTCAGCGGCTGGCCAGAGGATGAGACTCCCCAAACTCCTCACTTTTTTGCTTTGGCACCTGGCTTGGCTGGACCTGGAATTCATCTGCACTGTGTTGGGTGCCCCTGACTTAGGCCAGAGACCCCCAGGAGCCAGGCCAGGGTTAGCCAAAGCCGAGGCCAAGGAGAGGCCACCTCTGGCCCGGAATATCTTTAGGCCAGGGGGTCACAGCTATGGTGTGGGGGCCACCAATGCCAGGGCAAAGGGAAGCTCTGGGCAGACACAGGCCAAGAAGGATGAACCCAGAAAGATGCCCCCCAGATCCGGTGGCTCTGAAACCAAGCCAGGACCCCCTCCCCAGGCTAGGCAGACTGCAGCCCGGACTGTAACCCCAAAAGGACAGCTTCCTGGGGGCAAAGCATCCTCAAAGGCAGGATCTGCCCCCAGCTCCTTCCTGCTGAAGAAGACCAGGGAGCCTGGGACCCCTCGAGAGCCCAAGGAGCCGTTCCGCCCACCCCCCATCACACCCCACGAATACATGCTCTCGCTGTACAGGACGCTGTCCGATGCTGACAGAAAGGGAGGCAACAGCAGCATGAAGTTGGAGGCTGGCCTGGCCAACACCATCACCAGCTTCATTGACAAAGGGCAaggtgagggggtggggtggggtggcaggGACCCAGGTGGGGCATTTGCAGAGACTCAGGAGTTCTAAAATCCTGGCGGACGCAGCTGGGGGAGAGTGTATGCTTCAGCTTAGGGTGGGAATCTGGGGTTTATCTCACAGATACCAGATCCAGTCCTAGGGGCATGTAGGTACCACCAGGGCCAACTTCTGCAAGGTGCAGAATTGGGCACTAAAGAGCAGAGAGGAGCCATGACCTGCCAGCCAGATACTAGACTCCAAGGCCCGCTCTTGATTACTGGGTCATGCTCTGTGCCTTGTGTGGGTTGGCTGAGGTTTCTAAGTTCCAGGTTTTTCTCATatagcagagagaaagaaactttAGGTCCCCGTGGTTCTGCAACTTTGCCCTCAGATAGGGGGCAAAGGGGCAGATTATGTGAAGACAGAGGAGGCAGCTGACCTAGGGTCTAACTCACACTGTGACTGGAGAACGCCCCTTCCCTCCGGGGGTCTCTCTGCCTATGTGTGTACTACGTGGGTGTTGGGCTGGGTGCGGTGAGAGCGTTTTTGGATGGGAACACCTTGTGTCCTAGCCTAACACGTGCCGTTTTCGTCAGCAACCCAGGAGAGTTCTTGTCCTCCTTGCTTCTCCGGAGCTCTGCCCACCCAGTGATAAGGGCCGTTCCTCTCCACTTGCTGTGTCCCCAGCAAATCCCTTCCCTTCTGAGTCTCAGGGTCTCCACAGCGCGGAGATAGTTGGGCTGCGAGCTGGCAGCCGGTGAAGTTTCTCGCAGCTCTGGTTCTGAGTCTTGGGACTTTGGctggcagggtgggggaggggccagaAAGTGGGAGAGGCTCCTCATTAGAGCTGGTCGGTGGGGGAAggacaggggtgggggaggtccaGAGGCAGCAGGTctggcagaggtgggggaggtgGCCTGGCTGCCTGCCCAGCCAGGGAAAGCTGTGACCCCTCTAGGGCTCATAAAATAAGTCCTCCTGTCCCCCCCAGCACTAAGGGAGCTTAGGGAGGGGGAGATGGAGAGTTTAAAGGCCTAATTAGTTACCTTCTAGAGCAATATTTGAATGTTCCCTAATGGCATATTGGCATTTAGGAAGGAGGGCATGCTGATTCAGAGATACCACtgagcttacacacacacacacacacacacacacacacatacacagctttATAGTTTATACACATGGTGAATAaatcacatacatgcacacatctaTATGGCATTATATTTCAAGTATTCACATAAGCCCAACTGTGCTTACAGATGCCAATAGCATCTACATTACCTTCTATACACTCAcgaacccaacacacacacacacaacactcatGTTCGCAAAACCGTTACGCTGGGGACTGGGGAAGCTGAGTTGCAGACCCGCTTTGCTCTGAATCTGCTGCGTGGCCTGCCTCAGTTTACTCCGCATCTGTGCCCTGCCGTAACAAGAGCACTAAGCTCTTTAAGAGGGAAGAAGCTCAGAATGGAGTCTTAAAGTTCCAGGCTGcagttctctttctgtttccccctAGCTGGATGACACTGAATGAGTCCTCTAATTGACTCGGCGCtccagggtcctccttgggaaAAGTGGGTGATTTAAACGTGCGCACCGCCTGCCTGACTTGCGGGAGACCATCCTGCTGGCTCGCGGCTGGGGTGGGCACTGGTAGAAAGCAGCTCTAAGGCTAACGACTCTAATGATACATATTTCTACTCAAGCACCGCGGCACGCCACACGCCTACCTCCATTTGGAAAAGGGCTCTCGGTTTGGGTGTTGGCTTCGGCCGTAGCGCGGGGGGAAGAGGTTGGAGAATTCTCTCTCGAGTGGGAGAGAGCTGGGTCCTCTCTGGAGGCCCAGAGGTGGGAGGCTGTCTTGGTGAAGTGACAGGGATTAACTCCTGGCTGTTTTCTCTAGATGACCGCGGCCctgtggtcaggaagcagaggtacgTGTTTGACATCAGTGCCCTGGAGAAGGATGGGCTGCTGGGGGCTGAACTGCGGATCTTCCGGAGGAAGCCCTCGGACGTGGCCGCGCCGGCGGTCCCCGGCAGCGGGCGGGCCGCCCAGCTGAAGCTGTCCAGCTGCCCCAGCGGCCGGCAGCCGGCAGCCCTGCTGGATGTGCGCCCCGTGCCAGGCCTGGACGGGTCTGGCTGGGTGGTGTTCGACATCTGGAAACTCTTCCGAAGTTTTAAGAACTCGGCGCAGCTGTGCCTGGAGCTGGAGGCCTGGGAACGGGGCCGGGCCGTGGACCTCCGTGGCCTGGGCTTTGAGCGGGCTGCCCGGCAGGTCCACGAGAAGGCCCTGTTCCTGGTGTTTGGGCGTACCAAGAAGCGGGACCTGTTCTTTAATGAGATTAAGGCCCGCTCTGGCCAGGATGACAAGACTGTGTACGAATACCTGTTCAGCCAGCGGCGGAAACGGCGGGCCCCCCTGGCCAACCGCCAGGGCAAGCGACCCAGCAAGAACCTCAAGGCTCGCTGCAGTCGCAAGGCCTTGCACGTCAACTTCAAGGACATGGGCTGGGACGACTGGATCATCGCGCCCCTGGAGTACGAGGCCTTCCACTGCGAGGGGCTGTGCGAGTTCCCCCTGCGCTCCCACCTGGAGCCCACCAACCACGCGGTGATCCAGACCCTCATGAACTCCATGGACCCGGAGTCCACACCCCCCACCTGCTGTGTGCCCACGCGGCTGAGTCCCATCAGCATCCTCTTCATCGACTCGGCCAACAATGTGGTATACAAACAGTACGAGGACATGGTCGTGGAATCCTGCGGCTGCAGGTAGCAGCGCCCGCCCTCTGTCTTCCGGGGTGGGCCGTCCAGAGAGAACCCCTCCGTCCGCTCCTGGAATCACAGAGGGGTTGGGAAGCCGCGTCTGCAATATCCCGGCAGCCTGCAGGGCAGGGTTTCAGCAGCCTTGCTCTCTGGGGGTGAGCTGGGCCAAAGGGTGCTCCGCCTGAAGATCCCTGCCCGAGGAAGAGACTCTCAGTGGGACTGAGGCCCAGAGCAGCAGAGGTGCCTTCTCTCCTGTCTGGGCGTCCTCAGTTTCCAGACTCTGCAGAGAAGCTGGAGCTGTAAGGCAAGCGCTTCCTGGGAGAGCCGCAAGTGCCATACCCTCTCTGAATCACCTTTGTGCCTGGTGACTTCCCGCCCCTAGGGCAGATGAGATGTTCATTGCCGGGGCTGGGCAAGAAGGGGAAAGGACTTGGGCAGGGGTGAAGAGTACGAGCCTATTAGACTGTTAGATTAAAATGTACATGGATGAGATAAAAAGCTGAATCTTCATGCCTAAAATTGTGGCAGATTTCTTCTTTACTCCAGGGGACCCCGGCCTTTAGAGGAATTGCTACCCCTGAGAGTGAAGGTAGGTTGCCTCAGGTATAAACTGTTTCCCAGGCTTGGACTTCACCCCCGACTCctgggaactgaagcagaatgGGGCAGAGAGTACATACATCTGGTCAGGGCCAGGGCTCACCTCTAACCCCATTCCTGATCCTTCCAAAGGCGCATTGGTCCCCAGCTCCTTCTACTCCATTGGGGCCTAGCAAAGAGCTAGAGTTTTACATTCCTTAATCAAGCTCACTGTCTCCAAAATGAAGccttgggcgggggggggggggtgctggggaggcttgattttttaaaaaatcgtcTCTACTTCATTCGCCAGCATCTGCCCAATCCCGTTCCCCACTCTCAATCACAGAGTCCACTGGGCCTCATTTAAAGGGCCCTCTACTTTTTTCCATGGAGGCATCTGGCTGCCAAGGCTGTCCGACTCCCTGTGGTGGTGTCTCGTTTCTGCCACTGGCCACTGTTCCTCGCAGGATGGGGCATGGTCTGGCCTGGGACCCCACTGCTCTCTGACGCTGTGTGAAGACAGCGCTTCACTGTTCGCTCAgcttggaggcagaggcggagccccCCCCTTTTACATTTCACATTATATAAGTACGTAATTACACACAAAATCATTGATCTCCCTGCTGACCTCAGGCAGACAGAAAATGCCAGGCACATCCTCACAGGGCTTCCCGCTCGGAACTTGGCCCACAGTAAATGCTCACTTCCTTTTCTTAGCTAGAATCTTTGGAGAGGTGGAGGGCATGACTTTTGGAGAGGACAGTCCTCTCTGATGGGGAAACTTAGCCACCTGGATCTCAGAGTGGGGGGTGAGGGCTATGTGGCTCAAGGCCAGACTCTACCTGGCTAAAGAGAGACTCAAGGACCAGGAGAAGTCCAAGTCGCTGGTTCCCACCCAGAGGGCCTCAAAATTTTCCCCACCTCTCTCCAGCTGGGTCTTTGATTCCCAAGGCTCCCCGCCAAAGCTGTCTCAAGAGTAGGGATCCCTGCCGAACAATGGGCAGGTCTTGTGTCCTTTCCCTTTGGGTTGTCAGGACCTGAAGCAAGAGCCCAGGGCAGTGGCAGCTTCCTTTTAAGCTGTCTCCTTGGTATGGAGGCCATTACCTGTCCCAGAGGAGCCAGGCTGAGTCTGGAACTGAGTTCTCTCTGGCTAGGCTTCGTTGTGTTTGGCTAGTCGTGAGCCTGGGAGCTCTGGAAGTAAACAAAAGAGCTGCCACAGCAGACAGAGGCCTGGTGTGTGAGAGGGAAGGAGCCCGGAGGAAGGCCCTGGCAAGGCCAAGGAGACAACTGCGGTTAGAGGGAGAGCAGTGTAGGAGCGAGGTGGCTAGAAAACCCGTGGGCAGCACGAAAGGGTCGCAGGTGGTGCTGGCTGCCCTGGGTACCTATTTCCTGGGCCATGTGGCTCTTGTTTCTTGGACAGTTCTCCCAGCCTTCGCTCCAGCAAGACATCACTTGAGTCACAGAACTCTTCCTGCTGAAGGGCTAGGCTGTGAGAGAATGGTCACAGCTCTGGCTGGACACCCCAACAGCTTTCTTTCCCACACCAACCTGCCCTGgaacttttttttctccccttcacCCAACTCTAAGGTCTGATCTGACCACGGAGAGTGGCAAGAGCCCTTCCCTCCCAACCTTCAGATCGGGGCCATGGCATCCTTGGAGAATTCTCTCCCCCAGCACCACATCTGGCTGCAGCCACAGGGTGTTGTGCACTTGTGTACTGCATTAGTGCTCAAAAGGCTTACTGGAGAGGGCTCGTTTGGTAAAATACTTACCATACAAGCGTGAAGACCCGAGTTTTCATCCCCAGCACCTGAATAAAATCCAGAGCACAGCAGCACCTGTCTTCCATCCCAGAGcgaggtaggcagaggcagatccctggagctcgcTGACCAGTCTGCCTAGAGAAATCACtgagctccgggttcagtgagagaccctgcctcaagcaTAAGATGGAGAGTAACCAAGGAAGATACCAGACATTATCAACCCGTGGCCTGTGCGTgaatacacacagcacacatatgcacacacaaaggtACATGTGCGCCTGGATGCTCaagcgcacacatacacacacagacaattcAGGCTTTCTGTTTACACTCTCCATTCCATAGTTGCCCCGCTCTGAAGGGTTCAAAAGGTTGTGCAGCTTCAAGCTTcagttttgtcttcttctgtcAGTTGTAAGCcttgggggctgcagagatgactcagtggtttagagcaatTGCTGCCCTtgccagaggacttgagttcagttcccagcacccacatcggggGCTAATAAcccacctgtgattccagctccaggggatccaaagcccCCTCCTCTGTGGGTACTTGCACACAGGTGTGAATACACACACGAGTatgggagcacacacacacacacacacacacacacacacaaacacacaaacaaaaataaatcttaaaaacaagttACAGGCCTTGAACAAAAGACAGACACTGCCATGCAGCCAGCTGCCCTACAACGACCTATGTTGTAGGCTGGTCCTTGGCTTTTAGGGATTGTAGGTATGTATCGCCATGTCCATCTTGGTTCCTCAtttgagaaagggaagaaggaaaggaatgaatgaagaaaaagaaaaaagaaaagggggccaAAGCCAGCTGTGAGGATAGGAAAGACACTCAGGCCAGGAGAGTAAGTGGCACAAAGATAGCACTCAGTGAATGTTAACTATTTTGCCTTAAATTGACCTAAGCAGGAAGTATAAGGactgtttgtgcatgtgtgtggtcctCATGGTGAAGCTCTGGCTATCCTGCCactcattctgtagctcaggatggcggtgatctcacagagatctgcctgcctctgcctccctggtgcagattaaaggtgttcaccaccacgTCCCAGATCCTAAGAGGACCATTGACTTCTGTTGTAGATAGGAAGCTGATACCCAGGGGAGTGGCAAAGTGGCCAGCACACATCTGCAGATCTCCCCATTCTTATACCCACTCTTCCGAGCCTTGAGTCCACTGACCCCTGTCTTGGCCAGCAATGGAGTCACCTCCCTGGCTTGGCTCCCTGGCCCCAAAATTGTCTCCTTAGGGACACACCATGCTGTTAGTTCCTTGGGAAAAATAGCAGAGCAGAGTTTAGGGCAGGAAACATGAGAGGCccagaggggaggaaagaagggaggcttCCAGCACTGCGCTCGGCATCGCCGGGCCCTTTCCACATCCTGTGTCCCAGGGTCACAACAGGAGAAACAGCTTGCCCAGGACTGGGACAGACAACCTCAGCAAGCCTTACAGCCTTCATTCCAACTCAGCTGGCTCTCCTGTGCTGGAGCACAGCAGGGCTAGTCACATGAATGGGAATTAGGGCGTTCCAACCCTGGTTCTACCACTGTCCAGCTACGTGGTGCAGGCCAATTTATTCAGCctctccaagcctcagtttcccaatctGTAAAAAAAGGTGTAATACAAAAGTTATAAGTCGGGGgcttgagagatgactcagctattgaaagtacttgctgctctttcagaaggccTGTTT belongs to Meriones unguiculatus strain TT.TT164.6M chromosome 4, Bangor_MerUng_6.1, whole genome shotgun sequence and includes:
- the Gdf5 gene encoding growth/differentiation factor 5, which gives rise to MRLPKLLTFLLWHLAWLDLEFICTVLGAPDLGQRPPGARPGLAKAEAKERPPLARNIFRPGGHSYGVGATNARAKGSSGQTQAKKDEPRKMPPRSGGSETKPGPPPQARQTAARTVTPKGQLPGGKASSKAGSAPSSFLLKKTREPGTPREPKEPFRPPPITPHEYMLSLYRTLSDADRKGGNSSMKLEAGLANTITSFIDKGQDDRGPVVRKQRYVFDISALEKDGLLGAELRIFRRKPSDVAAPAVPGSGRAAQLKLSSCPSGRQPAALLDVRPVPGLDGSGWVVFDIWKLFRSFKNSAQLCLELEAWERGRAVDLRGLGFERAARQVHEKALFLVFGRTKKRDLFFNEIKARSGQDDKTVYEYLFSQRRKRRAPLANRQGKRPSKNLKARCSRKALHVNFKDMGWDDWIIAPLEYEAFHCEGLCEFPLRSHLEPTNHAVIQTLMNSMDPESTPPTCCVPTRLSPISILFIDSANNVVYKQYEDMVVESCGCR